One Xyrauchen texanus isolate HMW12.3.18 chromosome 26, RBS_HiC_50CHRs, whole genome shotgun sequence genomic window, tttattgaacatttttttttaacttttggatttccttgaacttgaaatgtaaacttcACTGGGTGGGGGGGGTATTGtcatatgaaaattattttatgttacgtatAGTCAAATAAATGAAAGCCTCGATCGCCACCATTAAAGTAGGGATGCTCatagttctatggaatgagattactttttcatcatattattgcagcaagatctgccATACACAATATAGGCTATACATTATctcaataccaaaatttcagtagtcggtagtgaaatttgacgattctaaatacttcaaaaccacaacaaataataataattcaagactagtaaacagtcagtaataaaataaaaacaaaaaaaacataaatgaatagaaatagatgaaaattaatagataaaaaaaataaaaaaataagaaaattcagtgctttttaaatggctttaaaagtttttaacagcagtaggctttcaagtattcaagtaaacattcagaatgaaatgcaacataaaactactactggtcttcccTGTATGATTACAATACAATACATAatctgaaagtgaataaaatgcacagttgttgtagcgcctctagtgttaatttcaccaggaaactgcagcaaaacatagaaAGTGGGACGTAAAATTGAGTTTGTAGTAATAGTaccattcattctatgagactaggttgcaatttgtattttctgaagaaatgtgattggcactggccaaaggcaaaCCCCCTGCcacattgctagggtgttttgagtgtttgccAAGGCATTATTGTGTGGTTGCTtgggtattctgagtggttgttagtatGTTGGTAGGTGATTGCACCTAAGAGTATGGGATTTTTTCACCCGTTTTACCACGGCCAGGTGAAAACCATTAGCCTGAGCAATTAAAAAGCTGCATGATTTAGTTAACAGTTTTTCGCTACCAATTTTACACATTTCTCCAAACTTGGGTCACCGCTCTCAAAAATATTAACACATCCATCTGAACACTGTTAATGTCCAAAGTAATTGTACCTTTTTCTTGATTTTAATCATTTTCACGAAACACTACACACAAATTTCCCTGAGCCAAGATCAATGCTTTCAACAATGTAAACAGAGACAACTAAATTAGTCATATTCTCAAATGCACACGTCAGGTTGTCAAATCCTTTTATATTGATATCTGCTGTGTTAGAAATGCACAAAGCAAAgaacattttttttcttaaaaaatgttttcaaaatttttCACTCAACTATTATGACTTTGCTATCTATAAAAGgggtcaaatatgaaaattcagagCAAACCAACaatgaagaagaagaggaagaacgAGATTAAGAAAAGGTGCAAACTGAGAAGAGGTAGAATGGGTAAAGGAAGAGGAAAATGTAGGAAGAAGTTATGATAAAAGGGGAAGATTTTCTCAACTTATTTTCCGGAGTGAGCCTTGAAAGATTTTAGAAAAGACCAAATGGAGATAGTGTAATGATGGTGAGCAGATAGAAAGAATTCAGCAGGGTGGAAGACAAAATGCATCCGTTTCCAGACACACATAatttcagtctattacaatggaccTCAAagaatgaactgatgccaactccaaccataagacatgggatacttcatatgccattgcctgaaccttggatttaggatagacctcaccgaaattaccggctgGTTGAAAAGCGATCCACCTAACTGATCtcggcctgcatcacctcggtctaatgatggactacactcttgaagtggaatacatagactatcaataaattgccaacaaaaccctacatcagccaactaacaaggacaattcatctatgtgaacttctgcagttaatccaggatggacttcaaagacattagtcattaatcttacagttcatacaaaatttgAATAagcactggcccttaacacttacttagtttaataattttaaaccacgacttgcactgcacataaataagtaatattggcattatattcatgctgttatccaaaaggggaactggcccccacagtgattctggtttctccagaagttttgtgttccttgccacagtcatcttcggcttgctcactgggtctctaaatacaattattatttaattacttatttttatacacacttcataatcaTACTTAATCACACTACACAATGaccactctaagactttataggtattacagtttaattttctgtaaagctgctttgtaacgatgtgtgttgtgaaaagcgctacacaaataaaaattacttgacttgaagtGTAAAGAAGACAGAAGAGACTCAAATGTTCTGAGAGTCCCTCTAATTGATCACGTAATGAATCACTGTCTCTCTGATTGTTCAGCCTAATGTGAGCAGATCTAcagtttaatgacttcaatctcaacaaaaaaaaattcaatgagGTAGAAGTCAATGTCCACAATTACTGTACCATCTGTGCTTACAGTGCTATCTAATGTAGGTGCGTATGCCTACAATATAGTAATTTTGTATTACAGAAAACTTCCTCATCATCTTTCCATAGAATAATGAATCAGTAAAAACACAAcaaattttacaaaaacacatgGAAAAAGGTCTTTATTGTGGATTTTTATGAAATGTGTTATTTCAGTAGTAGTGTTGTGTGTCTATAGCTGAAAATGTTATGAATTCAATAGAGAACACTTCTTTagtttttatgttattatttagtATAACTTATAACTGCATTATCAGAAGCGAATATATTGCTTCATTATGCAGTGAAATTGAATTGTTTTGCAAAATTAAGTATCTGTTTCGTCATCTGTGTGAATTGTTTTGAAAGCATGGACTATAGTTTAGAGAAATGTGTAAAATCGATCAAGAAAAACTGTAATGCATGGTTTAATACATACAGttaagggtttgttcaaatccctaccTCTACAAGCAATAGCAATAGTTATGATTTCCTTAGCAAGGACCACTAATAAACAGGCTGCTTGGCATGTGTCCTTTCTCTTGCTCTAACTGGTGCTTCTCTCAAATAAGATCCCTGTGTAGCTAATATGCTTGATGTGTGATCTCTCTGTGTGTTAGACTTTTTGTTTTGGGGAGGGCAGTTCTATTCTGTTTCCCTTGTGTGACTAACTCTGAAACATGCATGACTCTACATGGCTGTCTATCCTCTTCCTGGAATTGTCACTCCATCCCACACTCAAACACGCTCACTCTCCATGCCTTAGCTGATGTCCTCCAGTAATGCCACACAAGCTGATTACAGAcagggtcagagagagagaggagagagagagagagagagagagagagagagagtgatattGGTAGGTGGAAGACAAATAGGTAATCTAAATATGCCCAGAGCACGGAATAGCTCAATGCAAATTGCATTTCGTACGGCTGCAGTGAACCAGTGTGCATCTCATTGGGAATATCCCTTTACTCTGGCATAGAGCCATCTTGCATTAGAGCCAATGCCAAATCTGagatgtgagtgtgaatgtgagcATAGTGCAGGCATAAACTAAAGACCTGGAGCTCCATTAAGGGGCAAATCGTCGCATTTATAGCAGTATAAATATCAGATATCATTATTGAATTTTGTTATTCTGAGCTTTTTAGTCCAAAGCAAATTTTAAAACAAGCAATGTTGGAGGCTGTCTCGTGTAGCCAGACATTTGACACCACACATTGCAACTTAGAGAGGAAGAAACTGTCTAtagtttatttagattttttacgaTCCATTTAAAGGTGGGTAAATTTAAAATGGATCCAAAATATGGCATGGTAGTCTTCATACCCTGCTACAAAAACCAGTTTAACCAGCATACagttcccatgctggtctaggttAATGTGTTCTTGTATGGTGCTGGTCCAGCAGGTTAAGCCTGTTGACCAGtatggtctttctgatgaagctggttaagctagtttaaaagcctggtaGGGACACCAGCATCCCTTGCTGGGGGACCAGCAGCCTAAACGCAACATAATCTAGTGACCAGCAATTCTATTCTATGTGTGTAAACTTTTTGATCAGATCCAAAATTAATCAGTAATGTTTATCTCAGATTTAAATAAGAAAATTAAGCTGAATCTACAGTTCTGCTCAAGAATATCTGGTTTGCTTGCTACTCAGTGCCTCCAGCAAAACCCTGAATatcatttgaaaaaattaaacctCAAATCTCAAACTAAGGCAAATTGAGTGGTTAGTTCTTCCTCATTAACAAGTTGctaactattttatatatatatatatatatatatatatatatatatatatatatatatatatatatatatatatatatatatattgcttgacaaagccttgcctgaaaatttagacagacagacagattcttGACTGCATTCTTTGGAAACCTATGAGGTTTGGAAATGGAAAATTGAGTTTCCAAACGATAACGGATTAGTGTGAATGTGGGCTTAGAAGGTCCAATACAGGAACACCCTGTGGTTACTAGGTGGCTAGGATGTTGTGGCTGGTTGCTAGAAATCGTAAATACGATGTACATtcaaataatgttattattataagtattataatataactgtgtaaataaaaaaagtaaaatgttgCAGAACAAAAAATTTAAGTTTCTTTAAGTAAACACCAAccttattttactttaaaattgaAAACTTCTACTCTTAAAACCCGTTAGAATTTCCTGAGGGAACCCATAGTGAATTAGCCTTCTGGGTTGGCCTACAACGTGACGTCATGACTGAATAGCTTAATTTGCATCAGATGGTCAGTAAATGGGCTGTACGTTGACACTAAGTTAGAGGCAAgctgtacttttttattttattattattattattatttatttttcaaattacattcaattaaattattaatataatcatAGCATGTGAGGCTGTCACAGTTTGCTTTGCGTGCAGAAATGTTGCCACAACAATCCTTTGTGACTTAATGTCACGAGACCAAACCAGAACAATAACTTAAGGTGGTGCTGCCACCTATTGGCCAAAGACAGTATTGCATAACGTCAACCGAAAGGCTCAATCCTCTTGTCTTTTCCGAGACACTcttttgtattgtctttaaaGCTTGTTCACATCTCAGCGAACTATTGTTACATAATTTGTCcaagaacaaaaaaagaagaagaaacatGTTGATCACTACATATGCGGCTTCAGGCATTTGTCTAAACCAGGGACTGCTTTGTCAAAGGAAGTGTGGGCTTGATCCGCCTGTGTGCATTCATACATGTGTGATTCAGGAACAGTGGGAGCTACAGGTGCTTCAGGGACTAGTGGGTGTGTGTTATCAGCACTGTGCCAGCTTGTCCACATGTCGGCCCAAACTGGATTAGTCATTGTGGGGTGAAAAGCtgcttattttcttttcttatgtCAAGCAGGAGGCTGCAAATATAATCTCTTCCCCTTTGTGTCTGTAGGTTGCTCTCCATTCTCTCCTTCTCTGAATCAATAAATTGCTTCTTATTGGCCACATTTTGAGTAATCATATAATGTTGTTTGAAAACCACTACGACCATAGTCCTAATTAAAAATCTCCTTATTCTCCTtataaaaggtgaagtgtgtcatttctgcgcaaccaaaagttattgttaaaaacttTCATTGGtcatcaaacagatagtcccgccctaaactcactccattggttgagacattgttgctgttttgaactgctctgtttgtttttggATCCCAACCAATGTTTTGATAGTACCACAAAGCCACAGTGTATACATTGTTCTGAGAAATTAGACTATGAATGTCATAGGTCTCTCTCGcaaattaagctgggataggagaaagtattttcacatcacagaaattacatacttaaaAACGAttgctctttttcttttcttttttttatcaggTCCCAGATGGGCATCCTGGAATCTTGGAATCTTCATTTGTATACGCTGTGCAGGAATCCACAGGAATCTTGGCGTGCACATATCACGAGTTAAATCTGTAAATTTGGATCAATGGACTCAAGACCAAATTCAGGTATGACTTAATGGGCtcttatatatatgtgtgtgtgacgaTTTTGTGGATCAGGatttcacatttttcattttgtcaCGCTCTGCATAATTGCATGGGTGATTGacagtttgtgtttatgtttatctGTATGTTTGTGTTATGCTCAGTCTGTTCAGGAGATGGGGAATGCCAAAGCACGACGACTGTATGAGGCCTTCTTACCAGAGTGCTTCCAGCGCCCAGAAACAGACCAGTATCCttaagtgcatgtgtatgtgtttatgtgcatgtatAAGGTCAGTCTTCTGCTCTGCCTCATTAATAAGATTTTCTTAAGCACTGCCATACAGAGCTGCTGAGATTTTTATACGAGACAAATATGATAAGAAGAAATATATGGACAAGTGCATTGATATCCAGTCCTACAAGGTGAGTATTTATAATTGAACATTGTATTTGTAGTTGGATATCTCAGCATTAGATGCTGAAAAGAATAATGAGGTTATTCTATTATTTGCCTTTAAATTTCAGAGAGAGAAGAGTGAGACAGTAACAAAGGAGGCTCCTGTTGTTTTTGAAAAGATGAAGGTGGgggtttttgcattttttaaatagttgTTCAGTTATGTCAGTTTGCAGGCCAAGGATAACAAGTTAGCTTATTTACTATAGGTTCTATAGCTATTTCAAATGGATTTTCAGAACAGTGGTTTTCGATTTATGATTTAAGAGAAGTCTGTGGTCAACATTACTTGAAAAGACTTGGTTTGTAACATGAATTACACACAGTGTGCTTATTAAAGTTTAAATGGCTCTCAAGTTACTTCATAATGACTATAACAGTTATCCAATAAATTAAACATCATTTGTCAAGCAAGTAAACCACATCCTTGTGTGCACGGAAAGTGTTGCCATTATTTTCAAACATTCATACAAGACCTTGTATTCAAAAACACTACAGCACTTACAAACTAAACAGCTCTTCAATTCAATTTTCAACATTGTAACGGTTGAGTAAGATTATATGTATATTTGTCTTGCAGAAAAAGGATGAGTCACAACAATTCAAAAACTGTCCAAAGAAACAGTCACAGTCTGTAAATGACCTATTAGGACTAGGtaacatgctctttttttttttttgtcttaacgCATCATACATAAAAATACAGTTAACACTTTAGAAAAGGTTCTGTTCGTTGcactagttaatgcattatgtatcatgaagTAGCAATGGgcaatgcatttattaatcttaaatgttagtttaataaaaatacagatgtttattgttagttcatatcgcattatctaatgtttttaaaatataacatttttgattttttttttatgtattatgatATGTTGAAATTAAGGTCAACCAAGATTAAAAATTTTGTAAAAGTGTTCATTGTTTgatcatgatacttaatgcattaaacaatgttaacaaatagaaccttattgtaaagtgttaccaaaataccAACACAATATTCCACACTGATGTTGTCAATTCTCTTTTCTAGATGCCCCAGCTCCTCAAGCACCTGTGTCCAATGGCAAGCCATGTACTGACCTTAGCCCCGCCCTCGACCTCTTCAGCTCTTTGCCTGCTGCTGTCAGCAGTTCAAACTCAGCAAGAAGCACGGTAAAGATTTTCATCCTGCTCTGATCCACAGAATTGAACTGCTTTTATATTCCTAAACTCTTTTGACTATCTTGCAGAGCTCAAGAGTAAGGATTTTTTTCTGCTGGCCCAGCCATTATTTTAGATTTGtgccctgccaacattttcaaTGGTCACTCCActtaaaaattataaacaatatttttagcatgtatttttcatatgtgtatgtgctaagaataatatatatatatattttaaataaatattccaagctcaatcaacagcatttgcggcattatatttattaccacaaaaatttattttgaatcgttcctccttttctttaaaaaacaaaaatcgaggtacagtgaggtacttacaacggaagtgaatggcattaatttttggagggtttaaaggcagaaaggtgaagctaataattttataaaagcacttacataattttttctgttaaaactgaagtgttatttgagttgtaaagtttttaatttgtcaattttaaagtcattttagggttttagggtttgttgacgttacatcatcatggcaacaaaattgtaaaattggttataactttactaGCAGGGTTCCCAGTGGTCCTTAAagagtcttaaaatgtcttaaattcagttttctcaaatttaaggtcataaaaagtcttaaatatcttaaacaaTATAGCAAAAGTCTTAATtttcatttaaagaggtcttaaatttgggtaCGGAAAGATTTCGACATGTCCTAATGTGATTTAATTCAATACATGCGTGCACCGTGTCCTTAAAAGATGCAgcactgggggcctgggtagctcagggagaattgacactgactactacccctgaagtcatgagttcaaatccaggtctcctaagcaaccaaattggcccggttgcaaaggagggtagagtcacatggggtaacctcctcgtggtcgcgattagggtcacgtggtaagttgtgcatggattgtggagagtagcatgagcctcctggTGCTGTGGATCTctccggtgtcatgcacagcgagccacatgataagatgcgtggcttgacggtctcagaaacgaaggcaactgagacatcctccaccacccgtattgagatgagtaaccgtgccaccatgaggacctactaagtagtgggaattggacattccaaattggtagaaaaagggaacaatatatatttttttaaagatccgGCACTGTTCCAAGCATGCAGGGAGCTCGTAATAGTGTTTCCAGTGGTTGCAGAGTAGTCCGCAGTCAGTGAGGACTGGATATTTATGATTGCTGATGATTCACTGTTGATGAATAATGGCAATATGTTAGAagtttttatattgtaatacgttgtagattattttttctttCAACATATTATCATATCAGCAATATCCTGGATTGGCCAACCTCTAATCCGTATTTAgtgatataataataaatatatatacatttgtgtgggtgtgtgtgtgtgttaaagcatgTCTTAAGTATTTTAAACTGGCAGATAACTTGTTTTCAGTTTAAAGGCCTTGTTGAATATGTGCCCCAGCCTGTTTGAGTAAAAGAATCTGTGATACATTagaactgtctggtttggttcagccaccaaatcagacagaaggaaactacaacagacAGTTAGGAATGCTTAGAGCATTATTGGTGCCCcactgcccaccctccaagacctgtatgtctccagaatgaggaaacgtgcaggtagagTCACTCTAGGCCCCACGCACCCAGCCCACTCCCTGTTTGAAatgttgccctctggctggcaCTACAGAACACTGAGCatcaggacatccaggcacaagaacagatttgaccctcaggccattttccacatgatcaagtaaactgccttcaggactctcCAATAGTTAATTAATGGAAAGAAAtctctcatgtacatatgtaaattcactcatatttaattcagtaactgtacatacccctaccttgcacaaatattaccacttgcacatgtacatatgccattctatgttatatgtcctatatttatttaattttttttgtatgtctatttacgcgcttaccttgttttatatttcaCCTATCACCAAGAACAATTCCTTGTGTACTTGAGCACACTTGGCAATGAATCTCATTCTGATTATTTATTTGTAGATTGTGTGGGGTTGTGTTCCGCTATGGACACAAGGTATTAAtgttatttgttcaggtctttaaaaagttcttaaaaatccttaaatttgattttaaaaaccctACAACAaccctttacacagaaaaggcatGTAAGTGAATTTGTCacacaaatcatgttaacatgtatattgtcTATGTATTGTGTCTaaaaccattcacttccattgtaagtacctgaTTGTAagccagataaaaaaaaaaaaatggaaagtcaaaatacatttttgtggtaatcaatattatgccacaaatgctgtcgattaagcttaaccggaatattgctttaaattttaaattttccTTACAATAAATTAGCTTTGCTGGAAAACTATTGGCAAATGATacaaaaacattactgagtgaTTGGTAATCGACCCTTAACATATCCTTAACATTGCCTCCAAAACAATTCATTAGGGGttgaagaaaaaaatcaattctCAGATGCATTGCGATCCTTTCTTCAACGATTCTGAATGGATTCTCAAAAATTCTGAATGGATTCTAAGAGTCTCTGAGTGTCACTTATGTGTGCGACAGACGGAGTGAGATGGTAGAAACAAATGGTCAGACGTGCGTATACTAAAGCCAAGTGCACCCTACAGAACTGATTGCAGACTGGATGTATCAAGCACTCGACCATTGTCAAGCACATAGCAACGGTCCAGTTTAATTGAGATAAAATGTCATCAAACAACTTGAAAGACTGCActgatttgctttatttattgcgCTGATTTGCacagaaagaggaaaaaaaactgcTGAGAAAATCGTGATGCATCGAGAATTGTTTTGTAATTGAATCGTTATCCTTTGAATTGTAATCGAATGGTGAgaccagtgaagattcacacttCTAGTTTTTACAATTTCAACAAAACCTTTTGCCAGCTAGCTAGATAATGTTACCTTAGCGACTAATCAGCACAATTTGCAACAATGTTCAATACATCATTGGAATCCAAATCTTTAAGTTTGTaaggcataaaaacacatttacatgctCATCAAATGTAACATTTAGTTACAACTTTACCCTGGCCAAATAGTCCAATTGACTGTTCTGTCAGCTGGTCCgaaactctctcacactggccccaggACAGCAGGTCATCCTTATTGTTTAGCACTGTCTTGGATTCATCTTTGCATATGAACCAAATGCGAAATCTAAAATGTATGAACATAGATCACACATAGAGGTTATCCATTTGCTTGAgtggttaaaatgtgtttttcctactGTAGCCTAGCTTGGGGTCAATGCCCACTGGGCGAGTAGCAGCATCAGTGCCCGAGAACCTCAGCCTGTTTCTGGACCCGCCCACCAAAAGCGAAGAGAGCAGCAAGAAAATGTCCAAGGACTCGATCCTCTCTCTGTACAGCAGTGCAACTCCACAAACAAACATGGCCACTCACGGTGAGATTAAGACAGCCACTCTCAAGTGTGTTGTTTTCATATTGGTTTGTCTCCAAGTTTTTCTCTCTACTATGTTTTAATTTGTAGATGTCACACATTCTTATCTATTCTAACTTGTCTCATAGTTTGACTTAAAAGTTGTAACTTTGCTTTAGCTTGTATTTTGTATACCTGAAGAAGGCCTGAAGTTCTCCAATCAACAAGTATTGCTGCTTATCTTCTATTTGTAATCTCTATTACTGTAGTTCTTGGGCCGgctttatagggatagttcacccaaaagtgataccggtgtcatcgtttactcaccctgatgttggtccaaaccaatatgacattattttcatccttTTGTGGTTcaaggaggaaagaaagtcaattttaggtgaactatccctttaacaccgcTTCAAGAACTACAGTCAAATCTGAAATATCTTACTCAAAATGTCACTTTTTCAGTTTGTATTGTTTATGCATGCCTGTTTCTGTTATAGCTGGCATGTTCATGGGTGCAACACAGATGCGCTACGTCCCTGCTGCAGGATACGGCCAATACCAGGCCCTTGGTGCCCAGCAGGCCGTGATAGGGCCTATGATGGCTCCGCAAATGAATGTACTTGGACAGGGAGGTGTCATGCAGCAACCCGGAGTGACAACTGCTCCTCCATACATGGCAGGGGTGCAGGGGGGCGTGATGGGAATGCAGAACGGGATGATGGGAGGCATGGCAACAGTTCCTCAACAAACATATGGAGCACAGCAGGCTCAACAGCTGCAGTGGAACATCAGCCAGGTAACAGTATTGAAATCAGGATCAAAATGCTGACAGAGCAAACATTTTATGCTTTGTTCATCCCAAATGATGGAAGAAAAATATCAGAATTCTGTCTGATCTGAGAAATCAGACTGATCaaacaatcaaatcaaattacaaaCCACTTATGGATGTGGCTTGGATTGGTTTTGTTAAAATTGTGAtcagaaggggaaaaaacaaacTTACTTGCATAATgtgagaacttgcaaaataacaGTGTGGACAGTCAGTTCCAAAGATCGGATTAAAAATTACATTCAAGGCATTGATGCTCGTTTGCAGA contains:
- the LOC127619994 gene encoding stromal membrane-associated protein 2-like, translating into MTGKSVKDIDRYQTVLASLLALEENKFCADCHAKGPRWASWNLGIFICIRCAGIHRNLGVHISRVKSVNLDQWTQDQIQSVQEMGNAKARRLYEAFLPECFQRPETDQAAEIFIRDKYDKKKYMDKCIDIQSYKREKSETVTKEAPVVFEKMKKKDESQQFKNCPKKQSQSVNDLLGLDAPAPQAPVSNGKPCTDLSPALDLFSSLPAAVSSSNSARSTPSLGSMPTGRVAASVPENLSLFLDPPTKSEESSKKMSKDSILSLYSSATPQTNMATHAGMFMGATQMRYVPAAGYGQYQALGAQQAVIGPMMAPQMNVLGQGGVMQQPGVTTAPPYMAGVQGGVMGMQNGMMGGMATVPQQTYGAQQAQQLQWNISQMTPHTAGMNFYGANNMMGHGQPMGGTAAPGSNHMLGSHVWK